The window CCTGCAGCTATTTTCCCCCATTGTTTTGTCACTTTTAGTGAATTAAAGTCGgtaatctctctcacacacacacacacacacacacacacacacacacacacacacacacacacacacacacacacacacacacacacacacacacacacacacacacacacacacacacacacacacacacacacacacacacacacacacacacacaaacacaaaccaataGGGCTTGAGCTCCAAGTCTGACAGCCAGTCTCCGGGGCAGACCCATCTTCACTCCTCCATCTGCGAGAGCATCCAGGGCCGTGAACGCCTGTTAAGcaaacattttctccttttaaaaGCAATAATGGCGTCACAAATCTTCACAAAACTTACAGCCATTCATCATCAAGTGTgacaaatttgtgttttcttttcaatgtatttttacaGAGCACAGGTTATTGTCAACCTCTTTACTGCTGTCCTGTGTCTAAGTCTCAAGCCCCAAAACCTCTAAAAACATATTACCGACCACTGAGCAACAGAGTGATGGTTTTAAGTGACAGGCAGCGAGGTGCTGACTGCTGGGTAAAAACCCTAAATTAATTGTTGTttaattaacacaaaaaaaggtaatcattaatttaaaaatactaaaatatatGCAACTTATAGCAATGACCATTGGCATaattttctatctctctcttcgACACTTTCAGAGTGGATCCATTAACTTTGTGTACTGTTCTGCCGactctgacagaaacacagatcACTTACGTAGGCTGGTCCACTGCCACTCAGACCGGTGACAGCATCAATGaggtcctcctccacctccgtgCAGAATCCTACACTGGCCATCAGCTGCTCCAGTAACTTGCCATCTTCCACCTGGAAGGAGGACAAAATGCTTATTGACAAATTTTAATTAAAGCAGGTATTTCATTCTGCAGGTAAAACTACATATACAGTAGACACAGAAAACTACCACACACTGGAATGACAATCAACTGTAATTCCTTTCTATTAATAGATTCATAGACCATTTAACTCTTGTATCCATATCCCACCATCCTTCTCCTTTTACCTCTGCATGTGTCCCAGTGGCGTACACTGTGGCTCCCTCTCTCACCACCACCGGAGTATTTGTCATACACCTCATGACTTTAGGATTTGTGCGGTACTGAAGCAGTTTCTGTTAAAATGACAGGAATGTAAAAAGAGGATAGGTATGAAGACGAGACGGCGGAATGTAAAACACTTAATACTTTTGGATTAATACCATAACAACGTAATTAAATCAAAGTCAAGACAGAAAGTAGATGAAAGTGCTCAAGAAACTTCAGCATACTACAGAAGGAAACAGTGACGTAGTCAGACCTTCTCTATGGAGCTGATGGTAACGCCTGCAGCACAGGACACAATGAGATGACGGTCCTCGATGTCGGGCCCAATCTCATCCAGAACGAAGGGGATGATGTGGGGCTTCACAGCCAGGAAGAGCACATCGCTCTTGCTGACGGTCTCTTTGTTGCTTGTTGTCAGGTTCACCCCCATTttctgtagaagaagaagaaaaagaaagggggagagacagCAGATGTTAAGAGgcattgagggaaaaaaaacagggaagaaGGCAAATAGGTGTTATTACAGCAACATGCACACGTTATaactctcagacacacacac is drawn from Scophthalmus maximus strain ysfricsl-2021 chromosome 8, ASM2237912v1, whole genome shotgun sequence and contains these coding sequences:
- the pycr1b gene encoding pyrroline-5-carboxylate reductase 1b; translated protein: MSVGFIGAGQLAHALVRGFTAAGVIATQRITASCPDTDLPTVSGLRKMGVNLTTSNKETVSKSDVLFLAVKPHIIPFVLDEIGPDIEDRHLIVSCAAGVTISSIEKKLLQYRTNPKVMRCMTNTPVVVREGATVYATGTHAEVEDGKLLEQLMASVGFCTEVEEDLIDAVTGLSGSGPAYAFTALDALADGGVKMGLPRRLAVRLGAQALLGAAKMLLDSEQHPGQLKDNVCSPGGATIHALHVMESGGFRSLLINAVEASCIRTRELQYLADQERISPAAIKKTTLDQVLQQPGVTVSGVANGNGRSGLSLFNNRGPGVKKKN